In Rhodobacteraceae bacterium LMO-JJ12, a single window of DNA contains:
- a CDS encoding substrate-binding domain-containing protein has product MKTLTRFAATLATSIALAGAAWAQDPIKIALVHGLSGSSFEAFSKQAQTGFELGLEYATKGTNEIKGRPIEVIIKDTQFKPDVARAVLAEAYGDDDVLLAVGATSSGVTKGMLPIAEEYEKILIVEPAVADSLTGPDSNRYVFKTSRNSSMDMQAQALALQPDENLFVATLAEDYAFGRDGITAFKAALEGSGATVVSEEYVPQGTADFTAPAERLFNALKDHEGRKVILVYIAGGGDAPGKIQAMDPSRHGIEISMGGHILPVLPTYKRFPGMEGAVYYYYEAYDNPINNWLVEEHQKRFDSPPDFFTAGGMSAALAVVKALETAESYETEDLITAMEGMSWDTPKGMMTFRPEDHQALQSMVHFKIRVDDNVDWAIPDLVRIIEADEMNIPIGRNNN; this is encoded by the coding sequence ATGAAAACACTTACGCGGTTCGCCGCTACTCTAGCCACGTCTATCGCTCTAGCGGGTGCGGCCTGGGCGCAGGATCCGATCAAGATAGCGCTGGTGCACGGCCTGTCGGGATCGAGCTTTGAAGCGTTCTCGAAACAGGCACAGACCGGATTCGAGCTGGGCCTGGAATATGCCACCAAGGGCACCAACGAGATCAAGGGACGCCCCATTGAGGTGATCATCAAGGACACGCAGTTCAAGCCGGATGTGGCGCGTGCCGTTCTGGCCGAAGCTTACGGCGACGATGACGTGTTGCTGGCGGTGGGTGCGACCTCTTCTGGGGTGACCAAGGGGATGCTGCCGATTGCAGAGGAATACGAGAAGATCCTGATTGTCGAGCCTGCCGTGGCCGACAGCCTGACCGGGCCGGATAGCAACCGCTATGTCTTCAAGACATCGCGCAACTCGTCGATGGACATGCAGGCGCAGGCGTTGGCGCTTCAGCCGGATGAAAACCTGTTTGTTGCCACTCTGGCCGAAGATTACGCCTTTGGTCGCGATGGCATCACCGCGTTCAAGGCGGCGCTGGAAGGGAGCGGTGCGACGGTTGTGAGTGAAGAGTATGTGCCGCAGGGTACTGCCGATTTCACCGCCCCCGCCGAGCGTCTGTTCAATGCACTGAAAGACCATGAAGGCCGCAAGGTCATTCTGGTTTATATTGCCGGGGGTGGCGATGCGCCGGGCAAGATTCAGGCGATGGACCCGTCGCGTCACGGCATCGAGATTTCGATGGGTGGTCACATCCTGCCGGTTCTGCCGACCTACAAGCGGTTCCCCGGTATGGAGGGCGCGGTCTATTATTACTATGAGGCCTATGACAACCCGATCAACAACTGGCTGGTTGAAGAGCATCAGAAGCGTTTCGACAGCCCGCCGGACTTCTTCACTGCTGGCGGCATGTCGGCTGCTCTGGCCGTGGTCAAGGCGTTGGAAACTGCCGAAAGCTATGAGACAGAAGACTTGATCACCGCGATGGAAGGCATGTCATGGGACACCCCGAAGGGGATGATGACTTTCCGCCCCGAGGATCATCAGGCGCTGCAATCCATGGTGCACTTCAAGATCCGTGTGGATGACAACGTCGATTGGGCGATTCCCGATCTGGTGCGGATCATCGAAGCGGATGAGATGAACATCCCGATCGGTCGCAACAACAACTGA
- a CDS encoding LuxR C-terminal-related transcriptional regulator: MEIRIDECYEEGQFAELAFTYAPVGLVITEMRVIRDCNIAFANMFGYTRDELRNHLFSMLYPSDEEFVNIRDRGVKQLRETNRYWDERIMARKDGTLFWCRVRGHSFTPDNPLARAVWSFADLSAERPYFPLTRREREILSHLSDGLTSKEIALQLDISYRTVEVYRAKLLRKFGVNNTSGLFHSLGGIDGDHVVSASGKS, encoded by the coding sequence GTGGAAATACGTATCGACGAATGCTATGAAGAAGGCCAGTTTGCCGAGCTTGCGTTTACCTATGCGCCCGTGGGTCTTGTGATCACCGAAATGCGCGTGATCCGCGATTGCAACATCGCCTTCGCCAACATGTTCGGCTATACCCGAGACGAGCTGCGCAATCATTTATTTTCAATGCTTTACCCCTCGGACGAAGAGTTTGTGAATATCCGCGACCGTGGCGTGAAACAACTTCGCGAAACCAACCGCTATTGGGATGAACGGATCATGGCACGCAAGGATGGCACGCTGTTCTGGTGCCGGGTGCGCGGCCATTCCTTCACCCCCGACAACCCGCTGGCCCGCGCCGTGTGGAGCTTTGCCGACCTCAGCGCCGAGCGCCCCTATTTCCCACTGACTCGCCGTGAACGCGAAATCCTCAGCCACCTGTCGGACGGGCTGACCAGCAAGGAAATCGCCCTGCAACTGGACATCTCGTATCGCACGGTCGAGGTCTACCGCGCCAAACTTCTGCGCAAATTCGGCGTGAACAATACCAGCGGTCTGTTCCATTCCCTCGGCGGGATCGACGGCGATCACGTGGTCTCGGCATCCGGCAAATCCTGA